The Capsicum annuum cultivar UCD-10X-F1 chromosome 1, UCD10Xv1.1, whole genome shotgun sequence sequence GTTATTTTATTTGGGACTCATTTATGGCGGGTGTAGCTGCTTCAATCCTGCGTAAACGATACAACCACCAAGGAGAAAATGAATTTGCAGAAATGGAGTATATGAATGTTACAGTAGTTACTTCAAATAAGCCATACGGTATATCTGATGGATCAAATCCATTTTTTGATGATAGTAAAGCTCCACGGTTCAACTTAGAAAGAAATGGAGTTCACAGCGGCCATGTTCAGACTAGACTTGGTGATCCTTTTTGCATAGTCAAGAATGGGAGGGGCAGATGCCAGGTGATTGACTGTTTCTATCTGAAATATGATTTCCTGTAACAGATAATAGGTTGTGTCTGCAGAAAAGGTTGGTTCTTCTTGTCCTTCAGAGATATGAATATGTCATCGTAAATtatgtgattttttttcttctcttaccAAAATAAGTATGATATTTTTTGGTTTCTATCAACTACTATGAGATGAAATGAGATGAAATAATGGTGTTCTTTTTATCTATGTGCTTGCATTACTATTCATTTCTTTCTGTTTTTCATACTTTTTCTAAACTGATGGTAATTATCAGGATGGTTATACAAAAGAAGTTGACAAGCCAGGAGGAGTACCTGTTCTTGTTGCTGTTAAAGCAAAACCTAATCAAAATGGTAGCAGCTTATTAGACAGAGAGTTCTTTGTTAGCTTTCTGCATGTAAGTTTAGATCGAATTTCTCAGTCTGAATTGGTTGTACATGCCTCTTTCTGAATCAGACCTGGTTGAAGTTTGCTTATGACATTTTTCATTACAATTTTAACGTAGTCAACAGACCTCAGAAACTGATGCTATATTGCTCGTGGTTGCAGGTCTTAAACCAAGCAGAACATACTGGAAGATTCAATTTCACAACACAATTTCCTTATTACAGAGAAGTATTTTACAAACCGGATCTTAGGGGAAAGAATTTCGGGAAGAATCTTGTGTTTGATATGGATATGAGTGCTGGAGACTTTCTAGCTCTCTTCTATCTCCTCAAATTACCTGTAGAAGATATCAATCTCAAGGTAAATTGGCCTTCCCTAAGTTCTGTACCATCTGTTTATGCATTGTCCCTATTGTCAATGAGATCTGCTACTGAAAATATTAAGAATTTAGTTTAAGATCAGACACCGGTTGTAGTTGCAGTAAATTTCCTCAATTGGAATGTCACTCATTGTGTAACTTCTATCCGAAACTGCATTCCATTCTGTTCAGTTTTGGGATAAAACTGATGAATTGTTAGCCGTCATGAGAAATGTTGTCACTTTGTTAGCAACCAATTGCGCAAATGTAGTTGAGTCTACAGGTGTAGTTTAATTTTGTCATAATTAAGGGATGCCTTTCAATGTGAAATAGCTTCTTTCATTCAGGCTATATTAGTGAGTCCGACTGGCTGGGCAAATGCTGCAACAATTGATTCTGTGTATGATTTGCTTCATATGATGGGTCGGGATGACATTCCTGTGGGCCTTGGAGATGGATTCGCAATGAACCAGTCTGATACTGTGTTCTCTGGTGTTGGAGACTGCAGATACATCAAGGTCATCCCACAAGGTAGCGGTGGATATCTAGACTCAGACACTCTTTATGGCTTAGCTCGTTCTTTACCTCGTAGTCCGAGGAGGTATATTCTCTACTCTGATAGGGGAAAGAACAGATTCCTTTGTGCATTCATGAAATTTGACAGACATTGGCATATcacttttcttattttactaatatgaactttcacatttttatcaTCCAATATAGCATTGCGCCATTGAAATTTCCTGATATAACACATAATAATACCAGATACACAGGAGAAAATTCTGCAGAATTTGGAGCTCCGCGAGATACTGATCATCCTGAACTCAGACAACCTCTAGCATTGGAAGTATTGGAATCAGTGGTGAAATCACTTGGTCCGGGATCGAAAATTACCATTTTGACGAATGGCCCATTGACTAATATAGCTAAGTTCATACTAGAAAGCAAGATTACAAGCAAGGATATACAGGCAAGTGGTTCCTCTATTCTTCTGGTCTTTGTAGAAAGAAACAATATTCTTCAGTTAAGAACCAATTGTAATATATAGATCCTAACGTGATAGAGAGAGTTTAGTTGCAGATCCTTCTCTTAGACCCAGGTAGATTTAGTCTTTTCATATGTAAACTTCCCTTGTCAGTCAACTCCCTCAAATTTCACATTACAAACATATTAAGATATCCTTTAGCTTAGATAGCTGTTTTAGCTTAGAGAGCTGTTTTATTCCGTTGTAATTGATCTCTATGTAAATCCTTGTCATATCAATGACAATGTTTTGCTTTATGGGTTGTGACTTGATATATCCATCTTAGATATTTTCATTAATGTGAAAGGTATTATCTTCTGAATTTTTATGCAGGATATATTAATTGTTGGGGGACACATCAATTATGATGACATAGAGAAGGGAAATGTCATCAATTTCCCTTGTAACAAATTTGCGGAACTGAATATGTTTCTTGACCCTTTTGCTGCAAAAACAGTTCTGAGTTCTGAACATAATATCACTCTCATTCCACTTGGAATGCAGCGGAAAGTCAGTGCATTCCCTCAAATTCTTGAAAAACTGTACGTGGAAAGGACACCAGAAGCCATCTTCACCAGGCGCTTGATGTCTAGGTTATATCGTCTGCAAGAGACGAATCCTGTATACCAGCATGTGGTATATaattcttaactcaatttatccTCTACTGGCTCTGTTTCATTATGTTTCcttgtagttaatgaatttcacTTGTTGATACTTTTGCCTGTAATAGCATTCATAATATTTCAGGATATGTTTATTGGTGAGATCCTTGGAGCTGTAGTAGCTGGAGATCTCTCTGCACTAAAATCAAcctttgaagtaaagaagttaaAAGTGAGTGCTACTGGAGTTGAATCTGAAGATGGTGAAATTATTATTGACAAAGCACAGGGAAAAGCAGTTAGAGTAATGGTGAATCTGGATCCATCagtttattacaatattttaataaaacgACTTGGGAATAAAAACCAGTCAGCTGTAATTGGAAGTTTCAATGAGCAAAGAAAAATTTGGAGTACACCATCTACTTCATCCAATATTTAGCAACAAATGCAAAGTTGCTAAATAATACCTGGAGTTGAATCTTACTGGGGAAAAATAAGCGCTTCATTTATTTGTTTCGCAAATCAAGAGATTTGTTACATTCAGAGTTACTCAGCACATATTTGTGTTGGTGAGAGATAAGTCTAACCTGTTCCATATGATCAATTTGTCATGTTGATTGAAGactacaaatttcaaaatttgttcaGTGCTCTTGTCCTGGAAATGTATAAAGATCAACATAATGCTACACAAACAATATTCAACAAActcaatgtattcccacataatgtGGTTGGGGAGGATAaaatatacacaattcatatcaCTGTCtcgaaaaaagtaaaaagacTGTTTCTAATAGGACCCcaattcaagacaaaaaatagtaaacaaaatTGTAATACAACATAAAACAAAATGGATggaataatacaaataaaaaataagacacCTACATAATAATACCATACACTCACAAACCAAATTACTAGCCCAACTACAAACAGTATTCAATGGTTGGGAAATATCACACGGATGTAATAGCAAGATCATTGATTGAATAAAATGAAGTTCGGATTTCATTAATCAGATTGCAGATTACTTGTAAACCAACATTTTACACACACTACAACTGAAATCAACTATTAGACATTAACCCGAAAGATCATCTTCTTCTTAAGCCCTTTCTCCACGAATCCTCCTAGCAAGCTGAATATCCTTAGGCATAATCGTAACCCTCTTAGCATGAATAGCACAGAGATTAGTATCTTCAAACAAACCAACCAGGTATGCCTCAGCAGCCTCTTGTAGAGCAGCAACAGCACTACTCTGAAACCTCAGATCCGTCTTGAAATCCTGTGCAATTTCCCTCACCAGCCTCTGAAACGGCAACTTCCTAATCAACAACTCCGTCGATTTCTGATACTTCCTGATTTCCCTCAAAGCAACGGTTCCTGGCCTGAAACGGTGAGGCTTTTTCACTCCTCCGGTTGCTGGAGCTGACTTTCTTGCAGCCTTGGTTGCTAGCTGCTTCCTTGGAGCCTTTCCGCCTGTGGATTTACGAGCTGTTTGCTTGGTACGGGCCATTTTTACCGGACATGTAGTGAGACAATGTTGACTTGTGGAATGGTGAATTTGGGAAATGGGTGATGAGGAATTTATATAGAGAGATAGCGGGGCGGGAAGGTTGGAAATTTTGGAGTTTGAAATTAGTTTTGGTGCCGTTGATTAAATTGATTGAGATTTTAAATAGACGGTGCAGATTGGAGGAAAGTTGACTGCTTGGATAGCGATCCAAGTGCTATCAATGTAACGAATGTGTATGCGACACGTGGAAAGCGCAAAGAGTAGTATTTTCTTTTACGTTACTTTTGCCACGTCAAGTTATATAAAGACATAAAGTCATTACTGAACTTGTTCGACATTTGCAAAAAGATACTTTAACTTTGGGgcgacctattaccccacaaaATTTATAAAGACCAGTGCAAATAGACCATTTTGATTGAATTTCAGCCAAGATTTGTGTTCCATGAAAATGAGGCGCGTGAAGGAGAAATATTGACTTCAACAACAAATTAAAAAGTGCCACGtataaataattttgtctattctttataaaatctatcttttaaaaagaAATCAACATTTATTTACCTTTTTCAATTATTCCCTACCCCCTCTCCGCTCCCCCCTCACCGCCACCCCACCCACACAAAAACACCATTGTCTTCTTCGACTGAACATTTGTATACTACCTTTTTTCCTCTTATTCTTAGATATGTTTTTTAAAACGCTTTTTCTACTTGATTCTATTCCTTGATACAAGattgctctttcttttcttttttatgaagtgagtatttatctatttttattaagaaCAATAAAACTTCATTAAATGGAGTTTCAATCACATCGCTAGTATAGagtttttgatttataaatttaaattcattgaTAAATTGAATTTGACTATTGTAAAAGAAAATTAGAATTTATTAGAAGATAATGATGTTTTCATTGAAAGTTCGGAACGATGAGCGGACGTCGAATGAGCGGGATGGGGGTGGGGGATTCTGCTTCTGCAACAAGGTGGAACAAATTATTTAAGGGATCTAGTGCCCGTTTGGAAGATATTATAATCTggtcaaaataaattataatcactTTTTagtttaaaagggtatttggcaAATTTCAAAATGGCTTTAAAAAAGTTGtttttagcttcttttttttAAGCTAAAAACAATAAGCTCCAAATGGGAgcttattatttttcaaattataatcTATTCTCCATTGACCAAATAAATGACTTTTGTGCCtttataatttttccttattccaAAATTGTCCACAAAGTTTGCTAATgcataatttaatatatatatatatatatatattaatttaaattattttagcaataaaaaataataatattaattagaGGACACGCTAATTAAGTGCTAATTAATGCTTTCTTCGTGAATTAACGATTCAGTGAATTAATGATTCAGTGAGttttaactaattaataatttttttcatgattcaGTGAAAATATTTAGCCTACCCCGCTAATCTAATTTTGAAAAACCATCAATTTATTAAACCATCAAACTAAtaatttaagaataataaaatctattattAAACCATCAACTAATGATTCAGTGAATTTAAGAATTATAAAACCATCaatttatgaaataatcaaattCATTGAATCgctaattaataatttaattattaattgaagacaaaattaagaattataaaacCATCAATCTACgaagaaataattttgtctaaagaaattTTCTTAATAGTAAATAGTAATATATTTCTTCCACTTCAACTTATATAATGTAGGTGGATTggatatgaaaattaaaaaatatgaaaaatttacaatgttttaaagtatttttaaatataaaaatattcttaTGAATTTTTGTCAAATACGTAAAATTCAACATGACAAATATTAATAGCCTCCTTAAATAATTTCTACTCTAtggcaataaaaattaataataatcaactctatatattattaacaactacaagggtattttagtcattttaataaaaaaatgcttaaaagcaTTTTTTACgaaacacatcaataacttttttccaGTTTCAGCACTTTATCCAAACacttaactgcttatttttaaaatagttcatcactttcaaaagtacttttaaaaaactttttttcaaccgttttttttcagcctatccaaacgggctcctAGTGAGTGTGTGTTTTGatggtgggtgggtgggggtggggggtggttaaacacatttatattttattatggttcttaataataaataaaatattattaaatgtaaaatgaaataaaatattaaatgtaTTTATTCAATGgattgataaataaaataataaataaaatattattcaatggattgataaatgtatttttatctatttataaaataagaaagaaaactttattaaaaaatataaataaaatatgaattaatgtATTTAACACATGGGAGATAATGATTGGTGCGTGAATTTAATCTCTTTCTTGTGATTGAAATTCAACTAACAAAGgtgtattaatattattttaaaattattaaaagggTAATAGGACACCCGCAAAGTTAGAATGCCTttttgaaaatctctaacaaattcAGTGGTGTCGTTatgttttttctcttatttttatcaattttttttggaCCGTAGTTTTGCTACTATTGGGAGAgagtttttgaaaatattatttagtGATAAAACTAG is a genomic window containing:
- the LOC107842195 gene encoding uncharacterized protein LOC107842195 isoform X7, with translation MLQLDIVDTGKLFLWAMEDVWTLTQIMGSGRASFHRERERILLFDSQQHRNNPCLKKNVEHIYIMGGGIRSKNPKDYTSNPYAEFNIFMDPFAAYQVIHSGIPITIVPLDATNTIPVNKFFFETFEKNQHTYEAQYCFKSMKMVRDTWFNDQFYKSYFIWDSFMAGVAASILRKRYNHQGENEFAEMEYMNVTVVTSNKPYGISDGSNPFFDDSKAPRFNLERNGVHSGHVQTRLGDPFCIVKNGRGRCQDGYTKEVDKPGGVPVLVAVKAKPNQNGSSLLDREFFVSFLHVLNQAEHTGRFNFTTQFPYYREVFYKPDLRGKNFGKNLVFDMDMSAGDFLALFYLLKLPVEDINLKAILVSPTGWANAATIDSVYDLLHMMGRDDIPVGLGDGFAMNQSDTVFSGVGDCRYIKVIPQGSGGYLDSDTLYGLARSLPRSPRRYTGENSAEFGAPRDTDHPELRQPLALEVLESVVKSLGPGSKITILTNGPLTNIAKFILESKITSKDIQDILIVGGHINYDDIEKGNVINFPCNKFAELNMFLDPFAAKTVLSSEHNITLIPLGMQRKVSAFPQILEKLYVERTPEAIFTRRLMSRLYRLQETNPVYQHVDMFIGEILGAVVAGDLSALKSTFEVKKLKVSATGVESEDGEIIIDKAQGKAVRVMVNLDPSVYYNILIKRLGNKNQSAVIGSFNEQRKIWSTPSTSSNI
- the LOC107842195 gene encoding uncharacterized protein LOC107842195 isoform X2, whose amino-acid sequence is MKEKNSMLFLGFLSRAALIMMTIISVFGWNGVKGHPPSRILLDTDMGTDDIFALLYLLKLNRSEMDLQAVTISSNAWSDAAHAVNHVYDILYMMGRDDVVVGVGGEGGILPDSTILPNVGGYLPMIDQGNVTAGYCRYRQAIPVGHGGRLDVNSNYGFRKSFLPQGKRTYSPLRQPTAQKVMIETISAGPTVVFLIGSHTNFALFLLSNPCLKKNVEHIYIMGGGIRSKNPKDYTSNPYAEFNIFMDPFAAYQVIHSGIPITIVPLDATNTIPVNKFFFETFEKNQHTYEAQYCFKSMKMVRDTWFNDQFYKSYFIWDSFMAGVAASILRKRYNHQGENEFAEMEYMNVTVVTSNKPYGISDGSNPFFDDSKAPRFNLERNGVHSGHVQTRLGDPFCIVKNGRGRCQDGYTKEVDKPGGVPVLVAVKAKPNQNGSSLLDREFFVSFLHVLNQAEHTGRFNFTTQFPYYREVFYKPDLRGKNFGKNLVFDMDMSAGDFLALFYLLKLPVEDINLKAILVSPTGWANAATIDSVYDLLHMMGRDDIPVGLGDGFAMNQSDTVFSGVGDCRYIKVIPQGSGGYLDSDTLYGLARSLPRSPRRYTGENSAEFGAPRDTDHPELRQPLALEVLESVVKSLGPGSKITILTNGPLTNIAKFILESKITSKDIQDILIVGGHINYDDIEKGNVINFPCNKFAELNMFLDPFAAKTVLSSEHNITLIPLGMQRKVSAFPQILEKLYVERTPEAIFTRRLMSRLYRLQETNPVYQHVDMFIGEILGAVVAGDLSALKSTFEVKKLKVSATGVESEDGEIIIDKAQGKAVRVMVNLDPSVYYNILIKRLGNKNQSAVIGSFNEQRKIWSTPSTSSNI
- the LOC107842195 gene encoding uncharacterized protein LOC107842195 isoform X6, which encodes MLQLDIVDTGKLFLWAMEDVWTLTQIMGSGRASFHRERERILLFDSQQHRNNPCLKKNVEHIYIMGGGIRSKNPKGCCPDNASSSCQPQQCGDHGNLFTDYTSNPYAEFNIFMDPFAAYQVIHSGIPITIVPLDATNTIPVNKFFFETFEKNQHTYEAQYCFKSMKMVRDTWFNDQFYKSYFIWDSFMAGVAASILRKRYNHQGENEFAEMEYMNVTVVTSNKPYGISDGSNPFFDDSKAPRFNLERNGVHSGHVQTRLGDPFCIVKNGRGRCQDGYTKEVDKPGGVPVLVAVKAKPNQNGSSLLDREFFVSFLHVLNQAEHTGRFNFTTQFPYYREVFYKPDLRGKNFGKNLVFDMDMSAGDFLALFYLLKLPVEDINLKAILVSPTGWANAATIDSVYDLLHMMGRDDIPVGLGDGFAMNQSDTVFSGVGDCRYIKVIPQGSGGYLDSDTLYGLARSLPRSPRRYTGENSAEFGAPRDTDHPELRQPLALEVLESVVKSLGPGSKITILTNGPLTNIAKFILESKITSKDIQDILIVGGHINYDDIEKGNVINFPCNKFAELNMFLDPFAAKTVLSSEHNITLIPLGMQRKVSAFPQILEKLYVERTPEAIFTRRLMSRLYRLQETNPVYQHVDMFIGEILGAVVAGDLSALKSTFEVKKLKVSATGVESEDGEIIIDKAQGKAVRVMVNLDPSVYYNILIKRLGNKNQSAVIGSFNEQRKIWSTPSTSSNI
- the LOC107842221 gene encoding histone H3.2 yields the protein MARTKQTARKSTGGKAPRKQLATKAARKSAPATGGVKKPHRFRPGTVALREIRKYQKSTELLIRKLPFQRLVREIAQDFKTDLRFQSSAVAALQEAAEAYLVGLFEDTNLCAIHAKRVTIMPKDIQLARRIRGERA
- the LOC107842195 gene encoding uncharacterized protein LOC107842195 isoform X5; this encodes MPHSNVSVSGVMIIWDKGKRTYSPLRQPTAQKVMIETISAGPTVVFLIGSHTNFALFLLSNPCLKKNVEHIYIMGGGIRSKNPKGCCPDNASSSCQPQQCGDHGNLFTDYTSNPYAEFNIFMDPFAAYQVIHSGIPITIVPLDATNTIPVNKFFFETFEKNQHTYEAQYCFKSMKMVRDTWFNDQFYKSYFIWDSFMAGVAASILRKRYNHQGENEFAEMEYMNVTVVTSNKPYGISDGSNPFFDDSKAPRFNLERNGVHSGHVQTRLGDPFCIVKNGRGRCQDGYTKEVDKPGGVPVLVAVKAKPNQNGSSLLDREFFVSFLHVLNQAEHTGRFNFTTQFPYYREVFYKPDLRGKNFGKNLVFDMDMSAGDFLALFYLLKLPVEDINLKAILVSPTGWANAATIDSVYDLLHMMGRDDIPVGLGDGFAMNQSDTVFSGVGDCRYIKVIPQGSGGYLDSDTLYGLARSLPRSPRRYTGENSAEFGAPRDTDHPELRQPLALEVLESVVKSLGPGSKITILTNGPLTNIAKFILESKITSKDIQDILIVGGHINYDDIEKGNVINFPCNKFAELNMFLDPFAAKTVLSSEHNITLIPLGMQRKVSAFPQILEKLYVERTPEAIFTRRLMSRLYRLQETNPVYQHVDMFIGEILGAVVAGDLSALKSTFEVKKLKVSATGVESEDGEIIIDKAQGKAVRVMVNLDPSVYYNILIKRLGNKNQSAVIGSFNEQRKIWSTPSTSSNI
- the LOC107842195 gene encoding uncharacterized protein LOC107842195 isoform X4 produces the protein MMGRDDVVVGVGGEGGILPDSTILPNVGGYLPMIDQGNVTAGYCRYRQAIPVGHGGRLDVNSNYGFRKSFLPQGKRTYSPLRQPTAQKVMIETISAGPTVVFLIGSHTNFALFLLSNPCLKKNVEHIYIMGGGIRSKNPKGCCPDNASSSCQPQQCGDHGNLFTDYTSNPYAEFNIFMDPFAAYQVIHSGIPITIVPLDATNTIPVNKFFFETFEKNQHTYEAQYCFKSMKMVRDTWFNDQFYKSYFIWDSFMAGVAASILRKRYNHQGENEFAEMEYMNVTVVTSNKPYGISDGSNPFFDDSKAPRFNLERNGVHSGHVQTRLGDPFCIVKNGRGRCQDGYTKEVDKPGGVPVLVAVKAKPNQNGSSLLDREFFVSFLHVLNQAEHTGRFNFTTQFPYYREVFYKPDLRGKNFGKNLVFDMDMSAGDFLALFYLLKLPVEDINLKAILVSPTGWANAATIDSVYDLLHMMGRDDIPVGLGDGFAMNQSDTVFSGVGDCRYIKVIPQGSGGYLDSDTLYGLARSLPRSPRRYTGENSAEFGAPRDTDHPELRQPLALEVLESVVKSLGPGSKITILTNGPLTNIAKFILESKITSKDIQDILIVGGHINYDDIEKGNVINFPCNKFAELNMFLDPFAAKTVLSSEHNITLIPLGMQRKVSAFPQILEKLYVERTPEAIFTRRLMSRLYRLQETNPVYQHVDMFIGEILGAVVAGDLSALKSTFEVKKLKVSATGVESEDGEIIIDKAQGKAVRVMVNLDPSVYYNILIKRLGNKNQSAVIGSFNEQRKIWSTPSTSSNI
- the LOC107842195 gene encoding uncharacterized protein LOC107842195 isoform X3, translating into MKEKNSMLFLGFLSRAALIMMTIISVFGWNGVKGHPPSRILLDTDMGTDDIFALLYLLKLNRSEMDLQAVTISSNAWSDAAHAVNHVYDILYMMGRDDVVVGVGGEGGILPDSTILPNVGGYLPMIDQGNVTAGYCRYRQAIPVGHGGRLDVNSNYGFRKSFLPQGKRTYSPLRQPTAQKVMIETISAGPTVVFLIGSHTNFALFLLSNPCLKKNVEHIYIMGGGIRSKNPKGCCPDNASSSCQPQQCGDHGNLFTDYTSNPYAEFNIFMDPFAAYQVIHSGIPITIVPLDATNTIPVNKFFFETFEKNQHTYEAQYCFKSMKMVRDTWFNDQFYKSYFIWDSFMAGVAASILRKRYNHQGENEFAEMEYMNVTVVTSNKPYGISDGSNPFFDDSKAPRFNLERNGVHSGHVQTRLGDPFCIVKNGRGRCQDGYTKEVDKPGGVPVLVAVKAKPNQNGSSLLDREFFVSFLHVLNQAEHTGRFNFTTQFPYYREVFYKPDLRGKNFGKNLVFDMDMSAGDFLALFYLLKLPVEDINLKAILVSPTGWANAATIDSVYDLLHMMGRDDIPVGLGDGFAMNQSDTVFSGVGDCRYIKVIPQGENSAEFGAPRDTDHPELRQPLALEVLESVVKSLGPGSKITILTNGPLTNIAKFILESKITSKDIQDILIVGGHINYDDIEKGNVINFPCNKFAELNMFLDPFAAKTVLSSEHNITLIPLGMQRKVSAFPQILEKLYVERTPEAIFTRRLMSRLYRLQETNPVYQHVDMFIGEILGAVVAGDLSALKSTFEVKKLKVSATGVESEDGEIIIDKAQGKAVRVMVNLDPSVYYNILIKRLGNKNQSAVIGSFNEQRKIWSTPSTSSNI
- the LOC107842195 gene encoding uncharacterized protein LOC107842195 isoform X1, producing the protein MKEKNSMLFLGFLSRAALIMMTIISVFGWNGVKGHPPSRILLDTDMGTDDIFALLYLLKLNRSEMDLQAVTISSNAWSDAAHAVNHVYDILYMMGRDDVVVGVGGEGGILPDSTILPNVGGYLPMIDQGNVTAGYCRYRQAIPVGHGGRLDVNSNYGFRKSFLPQGKRTYSPLRQPTAQKVMIETISAGPTVVFLIGSHTNFALFLLSNPCLKKNVEHIYIMGGGIRSKNPKGCCPDNASSSCQPQQCGDHGNLFTDYTSNPYAEFNIFMDPFAAYQVIHSGIPITIVPLDATNTIPVNKFFFETFEKNQHTYEAQYCFKSMKMVRDTWFNDQFYKSYFIWDSFMAGVAASILRKRYNHQGENEFAEMEYMNVTVVTSNKPYGISDGSNPFFDDSKAPRFNLERNGVHSGHVQTRLGDPFCIVKNGRGRCQDGYTKEVDKPGGVPVLVAVKAKPNQNGSSLLDREFFVSFLHVLNQAEHTGRFNFTTQFPYYREVFYKPDLRGKNFGKNLVFDMDMSAGDFLALFYLLKLPVEDINLKAILVSPTGWANAATIDSVYDLLHMMGRDDIPVGLGDGFAMNQSDTVFSGVGDCRYIKVIPQGSGGYLDSDTLYGLARSLPRSPRRYTGENSAEFGAPRDTDHPELRQPLALEVLESVVKSLGPGSKITILTNGPLTNIAKFILESKITSKDIQDILIVGGHINYDDIEKGNVINFPCNKFAELNMFLDPFAAKTVLSSEHNITLIPLGMQRKVSAFPQILEKLYVERTPEAIFTRRLMSRLYRLQETNPVYQHVDMFIGEILGAVVAGDLSALKSTFEVKKLKVSATGVESEDGEIIIDKAQGKAVRVMVNLDPSVYYNILIKRLGNKNQSAVIGSFNEQRKIWSTPSTSSNI